From Bacteroides uniformis:
ACATAAAATCCTCCATTTGCTTATCCGGCACCACCAGCATGGAATGCGTGGAAAGGTCCTTCATATAAAAAAGGGGGACATTATAGATGTTGGATATATCGCAGGCTGTCTGCTTGGTGGAATGAACAAACACCAGATTACGGATTACTGGAACTTCGCTACGCTTACGGCGATACTTCAATTGCGAAATGACAAAACGCGTGGGAAGATAATAGTCAAGGTCCAAATGTTCTTCCGATTTAAGTCGGTCCAGAGATTTCCGGACTGTGAATTCCTGCTTGTCACGGGTGCGGGCTGCAAACCAATATTTCTGTTGTTCAGTCACTTAGGAATTTTCTTTCGAATGAATCAGCTCAGTTCCGGGTGCGCTTCGCGGTTTGAACGAGACATTTTCCCACCCAAACCGTATTGTACACTTTTGCAATGATAATAAGCTATTAAAGAAGATATTAGACCATAGAAATGTCCAATAAACGTTCGTTTAATAAACGTCTATTTTTAAGAAAATAAGTAGAGGTATAAAAGTTAAAAAGGAACAGAACTTTAAGATGTTAAATATTAGATGTATACTACTAAATTTCAATGTATTAAGATGAGACAGAAAACACTTAGGAAATATTTTTATTAAACATTTTGTTAGTTCAAAAAATACAGCTTATCTTTGCGTTCATTAAACGAACGTTTAAAAAACACCTCATCATTTCCAATATATCATTCTACATTCCAACATCTTACCCTCATAAATGCATTATTGAAGTTTCGCAAAGATGCCTGCTGATAAATGGGAATTTATCGCACAAAACGCAAGTGAAATAAAAGCCCACTTCTATAATCTATTATAATCTATGAAAAGAGAGTGAAAGCCCGTGGATTTCTATCTAAAACACAAGCATTCCTTTGCTTTTCACCCTTGCTTGGTCTACTGTTGCATAAGGAATTAATAACGCCTAACGGCCATGAACACCCCTGCTAACGGCCATGAAGCAATCGTTTAACGACCATAAGCAGGGTTGTTCATGGCCGTTAGGCGTCACTAACTCCAAGGCTTTTACAGATGAAGTACGTAACCCACACTTGTTGCGCACAAGGCGCAAACGTATTGTACAGTAACTTAAAAGACATTAGACGGGCATTATTCATAGTCGGGCAAACT
This genomic window contains:
- a CDS encoding UpxY family transcription antiterminator, producing the protein MTEQQKYWFAARTRDKQEFTVRKSLDRLKSEEHLDLDYYLPTRFVISQLKYRRKRSEVPVIRNLVFVHSTKQTACDISNIYNVPLFYMKDLSTHSMLVVPDKQMEDFMFVMDLNPDGVSLNSEILTVGHKVKVIKGEFSGIEGEVAIEANKTYVVIRIKDLLTASVKVPKSYLKIIG